DNA sequence from the Syngnathus acus chromosome 5, fSynAcu1.2, whole genome shotgun sequence genome:
ATGGGGGTCGTGCCTTCGCCTAGCACTATGGGCATGATAAACCAGACCATGACACCTATGTCAGGTAACCCCTCTCAGAGTGTTTGACTAGATGGCAGCAAGGAAATGAGGCAGGACAATTTCAAAACTCTTCAATCTTGTAAAGAAATGCAACCGTGctaaagctcttttttttttctttttttttttaatattttgttgccTTGTGTTTGatgtttgtcacattttattgTCGCTAGCATCTCGTTTAAAACTGCATGACAATGCATGAATAACCATTTGAACTGTAAACCTTCCATTCTTGTTTTGCCTGCTAACATTCATTTCTTACTCCAGTCCCTTTCACACAAAGAGCCTGTGGTTTTATCACAAAcgaaatgttttcaaaattccTCTGGACACTTTTAGCATTGTAGTTTTTAATACTTGACCGCAATCCCTCCAGTTGTCACATAATCGCTGGTTATGGAGATTATACCAAATAAGCCTGTGATACCAAAAGATAGTGATTGTACTATAATTGGGCCTGTGCTATTTTATACACATCACCTATGCAAACTTGACATTGTTTGAAGTATGTTTATCGGTCtgaaaaaaatggcatcaaaCATCCCTAATCAAAAGCTAACGTAAATGaccaaaaatgtttacagACTGCTCCCCCCCATTCCCAGGCTTTTGTGTGAAAGTGTGTACAACGGTAGTGCATGTCATGTCATAGCCAGCTGCATGTCACTTATGCATGAATATGTTGTCATCCTCTCCTCGCCCTCTTCCACCAAGGCATGATGGGAGCTTACGGGCCACCTTACATGCCCATGCAGGGCCCCCATGAGGGTTTGTTGAGTGTGGCCCCAATGTCACCTTACCAAGCAGGGGGCCCCCACCTACCTCCTCACCATCTCCATCAAGGTGGTATGCCCGGGTACCCGGGCATGCTTCATCATGGTAAGGGTTTACTATGGTAGCCACACCTTCACTGGTTGTGGTCTGCGTTTGCTCCATGTGACCGGGTGTGGCACATGCGGTCTTTACATTCACACGACTGACGCATGTGATAATATTGGCACCCAACTACTAACATTCAGCTGAAGTCACTATACATGCAACGttcctttatttttgtctcattTAAAAGTTACAGGTGACCATGTAGTTGCTCGACATAGAGTAATGAGTTCTCTTTAATAGGCATGATGGGCGCTGCTGTCAACGGCATGTCAGGAAGTGCCACTCCAGGAGGCTACATGCAGCAAGTGagtgtaaacattttaatttactcTGCCCCTAAGATCTGTcgtttgaagaaaaagataATGATGGTTATACACGCTAATTAATGAATCATTTCAATTGTGTTTTACCTCAAATGttctaataaaacaaaatctctCCATTTCAGTCAGGGATGTTCAGCCCAGGGCAGCATGCTCCCCCACCTTATCCAGGACAGGGTCAGACCCCACCCATGTTTGTTGCTCCACCGCCAAAGACTCAGAGGGTTCTGCACTCAGAGGCCTACCTGAAGTATATCGAAGGCTTGAATTCCGACTCCAGCACCGTCAGCAAGTGGGACCAGACACTGAAAGGTTTGAAAGTAGGCTGCTCTTAGCCCTATGATAGTgtctttgaaatgattttgacTACTTTCATGTAGCTTTTATTTGGCAGTGAAAATTCTGAATCCAAAACTTGTCTCCACAACAGCTCAAAGGCGAGACGCTCACATGACCAAAGAGCAAGAAAGCCGGCTGCCAGCTCATTGGCTGAAGAGCAAAGGAGCCCACGCCACAATGGCTGACGCGCTGTGGCGCCTGCGTGACCTGATGCTGAGGGACTCTCTAAACATTTGTCAGGCATACAATGTGTGATGTGTAGGACTCGCACCACTTTTAACCGCAACTCTTCATGACCCTTACTCTCAAACTTGGAAATGAACTGTAGACCCTAGAAGCAATATTTTGCAGTAATTGCTAACcagttttatatttattagtaACTACAGTATAATGAGCTGAATAgttgtttgtgcattttcattttttttaccctgcTGATTACGTTTTCTGCAAAACAAGTGTTCTAGCCAATTGCTACTGTTAAAATAAACTTATGAATACTATTTAATAAGTACTTGCACTTGTTATTGTAGTGAATAGAACCCAACAACATCAACATGACAGCTCAAATAGACTTCTTCCCATTTAGAACAAggacatatatttatatatacttATTGACCCTACtttattttggaaacactTCCGCTTTCAATGACGTGACTTCCTGAAGCCCGGCTTAACATCGAGCCATTCTCTTTAGTGTTTGCCCTGTCTCCCCCATGCCCACCTCTCCACAGCCCACAGTTTGACTTCCAAATTGCATAAATGAGCCCTTGAAAGTGGTCTTTTAGGACCTTTGACTACACCGAGCCAGTGTCCTATTGAGAAGCTTCAAACCTGACAGGAGAACGCAAAGGTAAGGCTTTGCTTTGTGCAGACTTTTTCTAGGCTAACCTAGCAAAGCTAGCACTTTTGTCGGCTTGTTCGGGTCTCCGATGGGGGAGAAAAATGAGAATACTTTCTTACTTGCGTGTGTTGTAGGGAGTACATTGtcagctgtttttgtttttaggctTCTTGTTCGTTTTTGCAATTGAAACAGTTGATTCGCATCGTAGTGTGATAAATTCAATATTAAACAAAGGGTTTGAAGTGGTTAGGGTCTCTGCATTAGCCAAAGAACGCTATGTATCACCCGGCGGGCTCTTTTCAACACAGactcaatatttatttattgtcatgAAAAATGagcatgcatgtgtgcaatGACGAGTGTATGCATAATTCTTGTAAGCTTTCTTGCTAGCTCAGTCTACCAGTCCACTCCCACttagtcaattaaaaaaaagaaaagatttaataaagtgtgattttttttttcttcttctttcatcTTCCAACACCCATGAAGGGTTTGTAGTAGATCACTAATGGAGCTTTTCGGAAAACATATTAGACTGAACTCCCATTTGTGCATCTCTactgagaaaaataattttttagaGGGGGCTTTGTTAGAGGGGGAACCCTGCCGTGTGTGTCTGACTTAAATGATGACTGACATCACTTAATAACTCGCAAAATCTTATAACAAATATCAAGATTAGAAAATGCTACAAAGTTTTATTGGATTTTCTGGCTTTGGTCAGTGGCGCTTGCTTAATTCCACTTGTCCACATTCCGAAACATTTCATCCCCTAAATTTTGTAGCACTGTTGCTGAATGAAACATTGCTTAAAGTGAAATCATAACAATTTATaacaatacaaaacatttgcaacaatAACGTTAATAACGAATTAACCATATATTACAATTGTTATCAGGTTGAATGTTTTGGGGGGGCTTTCGTCACAGTTCCACAAAGGTTTGAGATTGTATTTGCGCGAACAATCAATTGCTTTTAGTTACTTTAATTTGACTAGTTATGTGTTAGGGGTCTACCATGATCTTATTCCTCATTTGTGCAACAGTGCAAATCTATCCTCTTTTCCATTAACAGTTCCCCTATCATTGCTACACTGAAAGGTATCCTGATCAACCTATAGCAGCAAAGATGTCCCAGCTCCAATTCCAGTGTCCGGCCAGTCCCATGCCGGCCGCCCCTGCCCCACTCCAACCTGGGCAGCCTCAGATGAGGCCACCTTTTAGCATCCCCTGTGCCGCCAGCACGTTAGCGTCGGAGAGTGCCGGCCAGCCAGTCAGGAGCTCCGCACTCCCTGCGGGCTCAGCCACTCCCTACACAACCGTCACAGGTTTGTTTGTTCAGAAAGCTACCCTCTCTTTCAAATTGATGTATGAATTGAAACAACGTATTGATGGGAAACGTATGCAATTTCATTATTagatgtaatgtttttttgttgttgttcaaatTGTCATAAAACCActggaaatattttaaaggGAAGTTACCTAGTTTCAACAGTAAAATGGTCATTCTAATACtaatttttaattgaaaaactTCAAGGACATTTGACTTCAAAGTTTGGCATTAGTAATTCATCTTTTGGCTATTTATAGAAGTCTTTCTAgtcgtgttttctttttttgttccagTATCTAACATGGCAAACCCTAAAGAGAAGACCCCCATGTGTTTGGTAAATGAGTTAGCCCGTTTCAACAAGCTCCAACCTGAGTATAAGCTACTGAGCGAGCAGGGACCAGCTCACTGCAAAGTACGTTGAGCGAATCTTTTACCGagcttcattattattattagatgGAGATCTATATTCCTTGTCGCTGTCAGATTTTCTCTGTGCGACTCACCCTGGGAGATCAGCACTGGGATGCTGAGGGGACCAGCATCAAGAAAGCCCAGCATTCCGCTGCTACATCTGCCCTGGCTGAGAGTGTCCTTCCAAAGCCCACGATCAGGACGCCACGCAACACAGGCAAGAACTCAGGTCGGTTCCTCCCACTGCTCCTACAACAAATGTATCAGTTTTTGCTCTAATGTGTACTCATATCAGTATTGGTTCCTCCTGGCAGATGGTATGATTCAAATCATGGAGTTGAACGCACTGTGCTCAAAACTTAGTAAAAAGCCCATTTACAAACCCATCGACCATTACCCGATGAGACCAGCACACATGAGTTATGGCGTCCGTGTCCCAGGGCCCTATCAGCGCTCTATGCAACAGTAAGCTTGGCTCATTTACCGTCCACCTactgtttattgttttatctgttttaacaaaacattaaCTGTGTGCGCAGCTACTACTACCCATTTCCCCCCATGGGACCAACGATCTACCACATGGAACTATCCATCGGAGGCCAGCAGTTTGTGGGGAAGGGGCGCACGCGGCAGCTCGCCAAGCAGGACGCTGCCATGAGGGCCCTGAAAGTGCTGCAGAGTGAGCCCATATTGCAGCAAATGCCAGAGGTGAGAGCCGTGCGCTCGGCATTCCCATTGACTCTTTTAATCCACattcaatgtgtttttcatcTCAGGTAAACGAAGAGCCCGAAGAAGAAAACCTCAACAAGTCAGAAATCAGTCAAGTGTTTGAGATTGCACTGAAGCGCAACCTACCTGTCAATTTTGAGGTATCACCAATTTTGATTGCAACACGTTGGCAGGGCACTTGCCAATTGTCAATGTCATGCAGGTGTTAAAAGAAGAAGGCCCGCCTCACATCAAGAGCTTTGTGGTGCGCGTCACAGTGGGAGAGTTCAGCGGAGAGGGCGAGGGTAAGAGTAAGAAGATCGCAAAGAAGTTGGCAGCTGCCGCCGTGCTTGGGGACTTGAAGAAGCTACCTCACATACCCAGCGTGGAGAGGACGCTACCACGCATCAAGAAGAAAACCAAATCCATCATTAAGGTACTCCTCAAATGTTGCACGCAAATTTCAAAACGGAAATGCAAAAGTGTGGCAGAAATGTGACAAATATATTCGATCAAGCAAATGGGAAATCTAATAACATTgtaaacttcttttttttttttttttcttcatttatttt
Encoded proteins:
- the stau1 gene encoding double-stranded RNA-binding protein Staufen homolog 1, with the protein product MSQLQFQCPASPMPAAPAPLQPGQPQMRPPFSIPCAASTLASESAGQPVRSSALPAGSATPYTTVTVSNMANPKEKTPMCLVNELARFNKLQPEYKLLSEQGPAHCKIFSVRLTLGDQHWDAEGTSIKKAQHSAATSALAESVLPKPTIRTPRNTGKNSDGMIQIMELNALCSKLSKKPIYKPIDHYPMRPAHMSYGVRVPGPYQRSMQHYYYPFPPMGPTIYHMELSIGGQQFVGKGRTRQLAKQDAAMRALKVLQSEPILQQMPEVNEEPEEENLNKSEISQVFEIALKRNLPVNFEVLKEEGPPHIKSFVVRVTVGEFSGEGEGKSKKIAKKLAAAAVLGDLKKLPHIPSVERTLPRIKKKTKSIIKLQTSPEYGQGMNPISRLAQIQQAKKEKEPEYSMVTERGLPRRREFVMQVSVCGQSAEGMGPSKKVAKKNAAEKMLEMLGYKVPQPQPPKPALKTEERTPVKKPGDGRKVTFFEPGSVEEVPPGSKEEEFRLPYLSHQQLPAGILPMVPEVAQAVGACQGPQAKDYARATPNPGKATVTALIANELLYAGTSHTAEVILKSKNIQTPNGPLTRPSEQLAFLASVQGLQVEYKDFPKNNKNEFVSLINCSSQPPLISHGMGKNIESCHDMAALNVLKLLSEYEQLLNERTGNGTASGCGKQEVEGELHPKPANSSTLAPPLDGSI